One Oryzomonas sagensis DNA segment encodes these proteins:
- a CDS encoding YggT family protein yields the protein MVLFANILLALAKIVELGNGLLTIYKYILLASVVISWVNADPYNPIVNFIYRVTDPLLRRIRRHMPDTGMLDLSPLVAFALIYVLQIVVFDTAYQYLMTASMSLKLRG from the coding sequence GTGGTACTCTTTGCAAACATACTCCTGGCCCTGGCCAAGATCGTGGAACTGGGCAACGGCCTTTTGACCATCTACAAGTACATCCTGCTGGCCAGCGTGGTCATCTCGTGGGTGAATGCCGATCCCTACAACCCGATCGTCAACTTCATCTACCGCGTCACCGACCCGCTCCTGCGCAGGATCAGACGCCACATGCCCGACACCGGCATGCTCGATCTGTCGCCCCTGGTGGCCTTTGCCCTGATCTACGTACTGCAGATCGTGGTATTCGATACCGCCTACCAGTACCTCATGACGGCCAGCATGTCACTCAAACTGAGAGGTTAA
- a CDS encoding class I SAM-dependent methyltransferase: MLHFTPSLDPAVAGCHLERLIPSRLDPAHFQADLERLRRMSAACAAFCPPPWPAPGLCPTPELHYQSELWFPLAFVRPIFNRFQRAALSYPTPPAAGVFRDALSWAGVASLLPSLLSACTTPARLLQRLVADSEARRNYLFWSGMPKRFYGGAMDRYPEQTAAIRRWLKLRPAREQPVRCLDAACGDGAATYGLARLLLEHGMTPGGFRVEGWTVDPLEVWAAAHAAFPHDPMRQGAFREWAAPVFAGGAERCLSFRQADLLALPPERQRFELILCNGLLGGPIINQPGEIRQVVENLAQLLAPGGVLLAADSFHGGWKQKCPHHEVQALFTSAGLAPLAAGAGIGGLKR, translated from the coding sequence ATGCTCCATTTTACCCCGTCCCTTGACCCCGCGGTTGCCGGTTGCCATCTCGAAAGGCTCATCCCGTCCCGTCTCGATCCCGCCCATTTTCAAGCAGACCTGGAGCGGCTCCGTCGCATGTCCGCTGCCTGTGCCGCATTCTGTCCGCCCCCCTGGCCCGCCCCCGGCCTCTGCCCGACCCCCGAACTCCACTACCAGAGCGAACTCTGGTTCCCCCTGGCCTTTGTGCGGCCGATCTTCAACCGCTTCCAGCGGGCCGCCCTCAGCTACCCGACGCCGCCTGCCGCCGGGGTTTTCCGCGACGCGCTCAGTTGGGCCGGCGTGGCGTCTCTCCTGCCGTCGCTCCTCTCCGCCTGCACGACCCCGGCCCGTCTGCTGCAACGGCTGGTGGCGGATAGTGAGGCGCGCAGGAACTACCTCTTCTGGTCCGGCATGCCGAAACGGTTCTACGGGGGGGCCATGGACCGCTACCCGGAGCAGACCGCCGCTATCCGGCGCTGGCTGAAGCTCCGCCCGGCACGCGAACAGCCGGTGCGCTGCCTGGATGCCGCCTGCGGCGACGGCGCCGCGACCTATGGCCTGGCGCGGCTGCTACTTGAGCACGGCATGACACCGGGAGGCTTTCGGGTTGAAGGGTGGACCGTCGATCCGTTGGAGGTGTGGGCCGCGGCCCATGCCGCCTTTCCCCACGACCCGATGCGGCAGGGCGCTTTCCGGGAATGGGCGGCACCGGTATTCGCCGGCGGTGCGGAGCGGTGCCTCTCCTTCCGGCAGGCCGACCTTCTGGCCCTCCCCCCGGAGCGGCAGCGCTTCGAGCTCATCCTCTGCAACGGGCTCCTGGGGGGACCGATCATCAACCAACCGGGGGAGATCAGGCAGGTCGTGGAAAACCTGGCGCAGCTGCTCGCGCCGGGCGGGGTTCTGCTGGCGGCGGACAGTTTCCACGGGGGGTGGAAACAGAAATGCCCGCACCATGAAGTGCAGGCATTGTTTACCTCGGCAGGACTTGCCCCGCTTGCAGCCGGCGCGGGGATCGGCGGCTTGAAACGGTAA
- a CDS encoding DUF167 domain-containing protein has product MSKTDPPLCADTDGGIILTLHIQPRAAKNEVCGIQDHALKIRLTSPPVDGAANKLCREFLAERFDVAKSAVEIVSGETSRHKRVKICGKDPALLRRTLEALITP; this is encoded by the coding sequence ATGAGCAAAACTGACCCGCCCCTCTGTGCCGATACGGACGGTGGCATCATCCTTACCCTTCACATCCAGCCACGGGCAGCCAAGAACGAGGTGTGCGGCATCCAGGACCATGCCCTGAAGATCCGCCTGACCTCGCCGCCGGTGGATGGCGCAGCCAACAAGCTGTGCCGGGAATTTCTGGCCGAACGTTTTGACGTCGCCAAATCGGCGGTGGAGATCGTCTCGGGAGAAACCTCGCGGCACAAGCGCGTCAAAATCTGCGGCAAGGACCCCGCATTGCTGAGAAGAACACTGGAAGCGTTGATCACCCCGTAA
- a CDS encoding RNA polymerase sigma factor, whose product MTNVPEPHSDESLISATLAGDDGAYALLVTRYKRRIFGLAARFARDNDELEDICQEVFIKAFENLASFRHDAPFEHWLTRIAVRASHDALRRRRREKGQSGFDDYVFEVRDVAAEARHEAREARELLKWAFSRLKADERIVITLLELEGHSVREISALTGWSEANVKVRAHRARQVLKRVLEESDEP is encoded by the coding sequence GTGACCAATGTGCCAGAGCCGCATTCCGACGAGAGCCTGATCAGCGCCACCCTTGCGGGCGACGATGGGGCATATGCACTGCTGGTCACCCGCTACAAGCGGCGCATCTTCGGATTGGCCGCACGTTTTGCCCGCGACAACGACGAGTTGGAGGACATTTGCCAGGAGGTATTCATCAAGGCCTTTGAAAACCTGGCGTCGTTCCGGCACGACGCCCCCTTTGAGCACTGGTTGACGCGCATTGCCGTGCGGGCCAGCCACGACGCGCTCCGCCGGCGGCGGCGCGAAAAGGGGCAAAGCGGTTTCGACGACTATGTCTTCGAGGTGCGGGACGTTGCCGCCGAGGCGCGTCACGAGGCGCGCGAGGCCCGTGAACTTCTGAAGTGGGCGTTTTCGCGCCTCAAGGCGGACGAGCGGATCGTCATTACCCTGCTGGAGCTGGAGGGGCATTCGGTACGGGAGATTTCGGCATTGACGGGGTGGAGCGAAGCAAACGTGAAGGTTCGTGCCCATCGGGCGCGTCAGGTGTTGAAGCGGGTACTGGAGGAAAGCGATGAACCATAA
- a CDS encoding HEAT repeat domain-containing protein: MTRALKIDKSLRERRRIIRLLDFLKRDDLTGDQMERIGRRLQKSGKRALNPLVRKLWQEHNGTAIYRYTCMLDFFDASAWMDQLIQITIQRKDLEEDGKLALLDLLHDSGIDVTAPPFASLTGYGAASLDGFIDDCLKDGERGLVRFIDNFLDVTDDFRERMIHRLAELNSPDAVALLEILLSFERPEIVKEAILALGRIKNGCALDVLTRAERRHEGDVADLIRRSIRRLSFLGIKEPTELPQPFPMPLPFHEVQAGPIDFYGARSLWFAWKLDDSAFAALLILTGESDGLLNAVSYRMRDEKEYNLVLKDLINGEMLLPVDPGYALASLREALHRSREQGFYLPPDFYVDMRLFRPDSLKPEAYIPRFSLNHLDGIVEKIPGYVMTSNELLDDPSLEGWILSEPAVYDAAERFMALEEKDGVEGVTAEALEAEINLFCDEMVVPRRAEIIKRLLLTADYMQQTGSEDDAVQRTLATALSLVGGFLPESRHPFIRRLVLDSVDTARQALAEGYDLRLEEGYTNDEE; encoded by the coding sequence ATGACCAGAGCCTTGAAAATTGATAAATCCCTGCGGGAACGGCGGCGCATCATACGCCTTCTGGATTTTCTCAAACGGGACGACCTGACCGGCGACCAGATGGAGCGCATCGGCCGACGCCTGCAGAAATCGGGCAAACGCGCGCTCAACCCGCTGGTCCGCAAACTGTGGCAGGAGCACAACGGCACCGCCATCTACCGCTACACCTGCATGCTGGACTTCTTCGACGCATCGGCCTGGATGGATCAGTTGATCCAGATCACCATCCAGCGCAAGGACCTGGAAGAAGACGGCAAACTGGCCCTCCTGGACCTGCTGCACGACAGCGGCATCGACGTCACCGCCCCCCCCTTTGCCTCCCTGACCGGATACGGCGCCGCATCACTGGACGGGTTCATCGACGATTGCCTCAAGGACGGCGAGCGGGGACTGGTGCGCTTCATCGACAATTTCCTGGATGTCACCGATGATTTCCGCGAACGGATGATCCACCGGCTGGCCGAACTCAACTCCCCCGACGCCGTGGCCCTGCTCGAGATCCTGCTCTCCTTCGAACGGCCCGAGATCGTCAAAGAGGCCATCCTGGCGCTGGGGCGGATCAAGAACGGTTGCGCGCTGGACGTGCTGACCAGGGCCGAGCGGCGCCACGAGGGCGACGTGGCCGATCTGATCCGGCGCAGCATCCGGCGGCTCTCCTTCCTGGGCATCAAGGAGCCGACGGAACTGCCGCAACCGTTCCCCATGCCGCTCCCGTTCCACGAGGTCCAGGCCGGTCCCATCGACTTTTATGGCGCGCGGTCGCTCTGGTTCGCCTGGAAGCTGGACGATTCCGCCTTCGCCGCCCTGCTCATCCTGACGGGGGAGTCCGACGGGCTCCTGAACGCGGTCAGCTATCGCATGCGGGACGAGAAGGAATACAACCTCGTCCTCAAGGACCTGATCAACGGCGAGATGCTGCTCCCGGTCGATCCCGGCTACGCCCTGGCCTCCCTGCGGGAAGCCCTCCACCGCAGCCGCGAGCAGGGTTTCTACCTGCCGCCCGATTTTTACGTGGACATGCGCCTGTTCCGGCCCGATTCCCTCAAACCCGAGGCCTACATCCCCCGTTTCAGCCTGAACCACCTGGACGGCATCGTCGAGAAGATCCCCGGCTACGTCATGACCAGCAACGAACTGCTGGACGACCCGAGCCTGGAAGGGTGGATCCTGTCCGAACCGGCCGTCTACGACGCCGCCGAGCGTTTCATGGCCCTGGAGGAGAAGGACGGTGTGGAGGGCGTGACGGCGGAGGCGCTGGAGGCCGAGATCAACCTGTTCTGCGACGAGATGGTCGTTCCGCGCCGCGCCGAGATCATCAAGCGGCTGCTTTTGACCGCCGACTACATGCAGCAGACCGGCAGCGAGGACGACGCGGTCCAGCGCACCCTGGCCACGGCCTTGAGCCTGGTGGGAGGCTTCCTGCCCGAGAGCCGCCATCCCTTTATCCGGCGCCTGGTGCTGGATAGCGTGGATACGGCCCGCCAGGCCCTGGCCGAAGGGTACGACTTGCGACTGGAGGAAGGCTATACCAACGATGAAGAGTAA
- the mqnE gene encoding aminofutalosine synthase MqnE, with protein sequence MSTFENIAAKVRAGQRIDADEALFLFNSTDLLAIGELAALVNERKNGKNVFFNVNRHINPTNICVNRCAFCAFSRTPGDEGAYTLALEDMCRKARQAEEEGATEVHIVGGLHPDLPFEHYERVLNAIRQVAPTLHIKAFTAVEIDYFGRISGLTIEQVFERLKAAGLGSMPGGGAEILVEEVRQKICPEKISGARWLEIIRLAHQAGLKTNATMLYGHVEGPADRVRHMELLRELQDRTGGFQAFIPLAFQPENSDLKLNIKGTSGLDDLKTLAVARIFLDNFNHIKAYWVMLGEKIAQVALAFGVNDLDGTVVEEKIGHDAGARSPQSLTKEGIIRMIGKAGRTPVERDTLYRPLNSYPKDGH encoded by the coding sequence ATGAGCACTTTTGAAAACATAGCCGCAAAAGTCCGCGCCGGTCAGCGCATCGACGCCGACGAGGCGCTGTTTCTCTTCAACTCCACCGACCTCTTGGCCATCGGGGAACTGGCGGCCCTGGTCAACGAGCGCAAGAACGGCAAAAACGTCTTCTTCAACGTCAACCGCCACATCAACCCGACCAACATCTGCGTCAACCGTTGCGCTTTCTGCGCCTTCTCCCGTACGCCGGGGGACGAGGGGGCCTATACCCTGGCCCTGGAGGACATGTGCCGCAAGGCCAGGCAGGCCGAAGAAGAGGGTGCCACCGAGGTGCATATCGTCGGCGGGCTTCACCCCGATCTCCCCTTCGAACACTACGAGCGCGTGCTGAACGCCATCCGCCAGGTCGCGCCGACCTTGCACATCAAGGCCTTTACCGCCGTGGAGATCGACTATTTCGGGCGCATCTCCGGGCTGACCATCGAGCAGGTCTTCGAGCGGCTCAAGGCCGCCGGGCTCGGCTCCATGCCGGGGGGCGGCGCCGAGATCCTGGTGGAGGAGGTCCGCCAGAAGATCTGCCCGGAAAAGATCTCCGGGGCCCGCTGGCTGGAGATCATCCGCCTGGCCCACCAGGCCGGGCTGAAGACCAACGCCACCATGCTCTACGGCCATGTGGAAGGGCCGGCCGACCGGGTCCGGCACATGGAGTTGCTGCGGGAGTTGCAGGACCGGACCGGGGGTTTCCAGGCCTTCATCCCCCTGGCCTTCCAGCCGGAGAATTCGGACCTGAAGCTGAACATCAAGGGGACCTCGGGACTGGACGACCTGAAGACCCTGGCCGTTGCCCGCATCTTCCTGGACAACTTCAACCACATCAAGGCCTACTGGGTCATGCTGGGGGAAAAGATCGCCCAGGTCGCACTGGCCTTCGGGGTCAACGACCTGGACGGCACCGTGGTGGAGGAAAAGATCGGCCACGACGCCGGAGCCCGGAGCCCCCAGTCCCTGACCAAGGAGGGCATCATCCGCATGATCGGCAAGGCCGGCCGGACCCCCGTGGAGCGGGACACCCTGTACCGGCCGCTCAACAGCTATCCTAAAGACGGTCATTAG
- a CDS encoding FKBP-type peptidyl-prolyl cis-trans isomerase, with amino-acid sequence MAQAKNGDKVRVHYTGTLEDGSIFDSSEKGADECSDDSCGCGGQAGAPMEFVIGEGHLIPKFEAAVIGLEPGQRVQVSIASEEAYGPRAEEMVAVIERSEIPGDINPEPGQQMEVILQDGSAMPVMVTEVTDTTVTLDANHPLAGQDLTFDIKLVEIL; translated from the coding sequence ATGGCACAGGCAAAAAACGGCGACAAGGTTCGCGTGCACTATACCGGCACGCTTGAGGATGGCTCCATATTCGACAGTTCGGAAAAGGGTGCCGACGAATGCAGCGACGATTCGTGCGGATGCGGCGGCCAGGCCGGCGCACCGATGGAATTCGTCATCGGCGAGGGGCACCTGATCCCAAAATTCGAAGCTGCCGTGATCGGCCTTGAACCGGGCCAGAGGGTTCAGGTTTCCATAGCCTCCGAGGAGGCCTATGGCCCCCGCGCCGAAGAGATGGTAGCCGTGATCGAACGGAGCGAGATTCCGGGCGACATCAACCCGGAACCGGGTCAGCAGATGGAGGTCATCCTCCAGGACGGCTCGGCAATGCCGGTCATGGTAACCGAGGTGACCGACACCACCGTCACCCTCGATGCCAACCACCCGCTGGCCGGACAGGATCTGACCTTCGACATCAAACTGGTGGAGATACTCTAA
- a CDS encoding inositol monophosphatase family protein, translated as MHEYREYLENAVTAALAAGSFQRHRFASRLEIDLKGDKNLVTEVDRESERLIVEHLLVRFPGHTIIAEEGEYPPGDSRFRWIIDPLDGTTNYAHGFPWFCVSIAVEVEGELAAGVIYNPLSDELFTAAKGGGAYMNGRRLRVSTNAPLKNTLLGTGFPYDCATDPANNFASFVAFQKAARGIRRAGAAALDLAFVAAGRLDGFWELKLKPWDVAAGVLLVREAGGMVTTFDGSAYDVFNDRILASNGLIHDDMTALLAASAAGTAP; from the coding sequence ATGCATGAGTACCGGGAATACCTAGAAAATGCCGTAACTGCGGCCCTGGCGGCGGGAAGTTTCCAGCGCCACCGTTTCGCGTCCCGTCTGGAGATCGACCTGAAGGGGGACAAGAACCTGGTGACCGAGGTGGATCGGGAGTCTGAACGGCTGATCGTGGAACACCTCCTGGTCCGTTTTCCGGGCCACACCATTATTGCGGAAGAGGGGGAGTATCCGCCGGGGGACTCCCGGTTCCGCTGGATTATCGATCCCCTGGACGGCACGACCAACTACGCCCACGGCTTCCCCTGGTTCTGCGTTTCCATCGCAGTGGAGGTGGAGGGGGAGCTGGCGGCGGGCGTGATCTATAACCCCCTGTCCGACGAACTCTTCACTGCCGCAAAAGGGGGCGGCGCCTACATGAACGGCCGCCGTTTGCGGGTTTCCACCAACGCCCCCCTCAAGAACACCCTGCTGGGCACCGGTTTTCCCTATGACTGCGCCACCGATCCGGCCAACAACTTCGCCAGCTTCGTCGCCTTCCAGAAGGCGGCCCGCGGTATCCGCCGGGCCGGCGCCGCAGCTCTGGACCTGGCCTTTGTCGCCGCGGGCCGTCTGGACGGTTTCTGGGAGCTGAAGCTCAAGCCGTGGGACGTGGCCGCCGGGGTCCTGCTGGTCCGCGAAGCCGGGGGGATGGTGACCACCTTCGACGGCTCGGCCTACGACGTCTTCAATGACCGCATCCTGGCCAGCAACGGTCTGATCCACGACGACATGACGGCCCTGCTCGCCGCGTCGGCCGCGGGGACCGCCCCATGA
- a CDS encoding NAD(P)H-dependent glycerol-3-phosphate dehydrogenase, translating to MKSKSEQIAVIGGGSWGTALANRLAANGHDVLLWAYEEELVREINTAHTNSLYLSGIPLQPKLVATGDLRGAIDGRGIILLVTPVQVMRGVLKQIAPAIGNGTVIANASKGIELETLQTVSQICGQLLPPEAAEGYVALSGPTFAREVAQELPSLIVAASRVEANARRMQAAFSSPQFRVYTNSDVTGVELGGAVKNVIAIAAGICDGLGFGHNARAALITRGLAEMNRLGRAMGAQPATFAGLAGMGDLVLTCTGDLSRNRTVGFKLGQGMRLADILGEMRMVAEGVKTAESVHQLALRLGVEMPIVEKTYQILHEDKPAREAVTELMARDLKAE from the coding sequence ATGAAGAGTAAGAGCGAGCAGATAGCCGTCATCGGCGGCGGGAGTTGGGGAACGGCGCTGGCCAACCGCCTGGCGGCCAACGGCCACGATGTCCTCCTGTGGGCCTACGAGGAGGAGCTGGTCCGGGAGATCAACACCGCCCACACCAACTCCCTGTACCTTTCCGGCATCCCGTTGCAGCCGAAGCTGGTTGCGACCGGGGATCTCCGCGGGGCCATCGACGGCCGCGGCATCATCCTGCTGGTGACCCCCGTGCAGGTCATGCGGGGGGTACTGAAACAGATCGCCCCCGCCATCGGCAACGGGACCGTTATCGCCAACGCCTCCAAGGGGATCGAACTGGAGACGCTCCAGACCGTCTCCCAGATCTGCGGCCAGCTGCTGCCGCCGGAAGCGGCCGAGGGCTATGTGGCCCTGTCGGGGCCGACCTTTGCCCGGGAGGTGGCTCAGGAACTCCCTTCGCTGATCGTAGCCGCATCCCGCGTCGAGGCCAACGCCCGGCGCATGCAGGCGGCCTTCAGCAGCCCCCAGTTCCGGGTCTATACCAATAGCGACGTGACCGGCGTGGAGCTGGGGGGGGCGGTCAAGAACGTGATCGCCATTGCCGCCGGCATCTGCGACGGCCTCGGCTTCGGCCATAATGCCCGCGCCGCCCTGATCACCCGCGGCCTGGCGGAGATGAACCGGCTGGGGCGCGCCATGGGGGCGCAGCCGGCAACCTTCGCCGGCCTGGCCGGCATGGGCGATCTGGTCCTGACCTGCACCGGCGACCTCTCCCGCAACCGCACCGTCGGCTTCAAGCTCGGCCAGGGGATGCGGCTGGCCGACATCCTGGGGGAGATGCGCATGGTGGCTGAAGGGGTCAAGACGGCGGAATCGGTCCACCAACTCGCCCTGCGCCTGGGGGTGGAGATGCCGATCGTCGAGAAGACCTACCAGATCCTCCACGAGGACAAACCGGCCCGCGAGGCGGTGACGGAACTGATGGCGCGGGATTTGAAAGCGGAATAA
- a CDS encoding DivIVA domain-containing protein, whose amino-acid sequence MKITPLDIQQQQFKGKMLGGLDPEDVDAFLQSVASEMENLLRENNELKEQQARHNREMAEMGEKEKDLRETMLAAQRITEEMKANAQKEAALLVSEAELRAERIVMDAERQLGDLKARIEEVRRQKVQFEISLKALLDSHARQLSGDEQN is encoded by the coding sequence ATGAAGATCACCCCGCTCGATATCCAGCAGCAGCAGTTCAAAGGCAAGATGCTGGGAGGCCTGGACCCGGAAGATGTGGACGCCTTCCTGCAATCCGTCGCCTCGGAAATGGAAAACCTGCTCCGCGAAAATAACGAACTGAAAGAGCAGCAGGCCCGTCACAACCGGGAGATGGCCGAGATGGGCGAGAAGGAGAAGGACCTCCGCGAAACCATGCTGGCCGCCCAACGGATCACCGAGGAGATGAAGGCCAATGCCCAGAAAGAGGCGGCGCTGCTCGTTTCCGAAGCCGAACTCAGGGCCGAACGGATCGTGATGGATGCCGAACGGCAGTTGGGCGATCTCAAGGCCCGCATCGAAGAGGTCCGCCGCCAGAAAGTTCAGTTCGAGATCAGCCTCAAAGCCCTTCTGGACAGCCACGCCCGTCAACTCTCCGGCGATGAGCAAAACTGA
- the ispF gene encoding 2-C-methyl-D-erythritol 2,4-cyclodiphosphate synthase has translation MRIGHGYDVHRLVEGRKLIMGGVEIPWEKGLLGHSDADVLLHAIADAILGAIGEGDIGKHFPDTDPAFEGADSLKLLAHVMTVADRRGYRLGNLDATIIAQRPKMAPHIAGMRENIARVLHADRDRINVKATTEEGLGFTGTGEGISAHAVALLEPKG, from the coding sequence ATGCGCATAGGGCACGGCTACGACGTCCACCGCCTGGTGGAGGGAAGAAAACTGATCATGGGCGGGGTGGAGATCCCCTGGGAGAAGGGGCTTCTGGGGCATTCCGATGCCGACGTCCTGCTGCACGCCATCGCCGACGCCATTCTGGGCGCCATCGGCGAGGGTGATATCGGCAAGCACTTCCCGGACACCGACCCGGCCTTCGAGGGGGCGGACAGCCTCAAACTGCTGGCGCACGTCATGACGGTCGCCGACCGCCGCGGCTACCGGCTCGGCAACCTGGACGCCACCATCATCGCCCAGCGGCCCAAGATGGCGCCCCACATCGCCGGGATGCGGGAGAACATCGCCCGCGTGCTCCACGCCGACCGGGACCGGATCAATGTCAAGGCCACCACCGAGGAGGGGCTCGGCTTCACCGGAACCGGCGAGGGGATTTCCGCCCATGCCGTGGCACTCCTGGAACCCAAGGGATAA
- a CDS encoding beta-ketoacyl-ACP synthase III produces the protein MIHAQVIGSGAYSPERVVKNEFFEELVPNADEWVFSRTGIRERRFAREDQATSDLATIAARQALEAAGIDASEIDCLVVGTSTPDMILPATACIVQHNIGATNAFAFDVNSVCSSFVYALEVADNFIKCGKYRTVMAIGADTYSKILDFADKSSCPLFGDGAGAAILRATEEDKGVLCTYMRSDGSGWPLIQVPSSGSRKPVTAETIAAHENTFKMAGKQVYIFATEVIPEIIVEICRRGGIQVSDIDYIIPHQANVRMIDFIAKKCGYPKERFLLNLDRCGNTSAASVALVLDENLRNGTIKPGNLVLTMGFGGGLSWGGLLIRF, from the coding sequence ATGATTCATGCGCAGGTCATCGGCAGCGGGGCGTATTCACCGGAACGGGTGGTCAAAAACGAGTTTTTCGAGGAGCTGGTGCCGAACGCCGACGAATGGGTGTTTTCCCGCACCGGCATCCGCGAGCGCCGGTTCGCCCGAGAGGATCAGGCGACCTCCGACCTGGCGACCATTGCCGCCCGGCAGGCCCTGGAGGCGGCCGGCATCGACGCCTCCGAGATAGACTGTCTTGTGGTGGGCACCTCGACGCCGGACATGATCCTGCCGGCAACGGCCTGTATCGTCCAGCACAACATCGGCGCCACCAATGCCTTCGCCTTTGATGTCAATTCGGTGTGCAGCAGTTTCGTCTATGCCCTGGAAGTGGCCGATAATTTCATCAAGTGCGGCAAGTACAGGACGGTGATGGCCATCGGCGCGGACACCTACTCCAAGATCCTCGATTTCGCGGACAAGTCCTCCTGCCCGTTGTTCGGCGACGGCGCCGGGGCGGCGATCCTGAGGGCCACCGAAGAGGATAAGGGGGTGCTCTGCACCTACATGCGCAGCGACGGCAGCGGCTGGCCGCTGATCCAGGTTCCCTCCTCCGGTTCGCGCAAACCGGTCACCGCCGAGACCATCGCCGCCCACGAGAATACCTTCAAGATGGCCGGCAAACAGGTCTATATCTTCGCCACCGAGGTGATCCCCGAGATTATCGTGGAGATCTGCAGGAGGGGCGGCATCCAGGTATCGGATATCGACTATATCATCCCGCACCAGGCCAACGTGCGCATGATTGATTTCATCGCCAAGAAATGCGGCTATCCCAAGGAACGTTTTCTCCTGAACCTGGACCGGTGCGGCAATACCTCGGCCGCCTCGGTGGCCCTGGTGCTCGACGAAAACCTGCGCAACGGCACCATCAAGCCGGGCAACCTGGTCCTGACCATGGGCTTTGGCGGCGGCCTCTCCTGGGGCGGCCTGCTGATCAGGTTCTGA